One genomic region from Sulfurimonas sp. encodes:
- a CDS encoding BtrH N-terminal domain-containing protein, with protein MSEYKHNHSAHCESGVMSSMLKHHGLNLSEPMIFGLSNAMTFAYLPFLKLGGMPLIAYRSMPKSIIKNLQKNLKIKMKLETFSNKKKGEDKLDALLAEGKIVGIQSSVYWLPYFPEEMRFHFNAHNLIAYDKKGEDYLISDPVFEHPVQCDKESLTKARFVKGVMAPKGLLYYIENIPDDLDLKPIIIKNIKKTAKSMLNTPVPIAGLKGVRYLGKTILKLKSKDKRYAKLFLGHIVRMQEEIGTGGAGFRYIYASFLKEASELFDNDEILADASKMLLNVGDSWREFALMIAKAIKSKNDINYIAISQKLMSIADEEEQMYRKMLEFNGK; from the coding sequence ATGAGTGAGTATAAACACAATCATTCAGCACATTGTGAAAGTGGTGTTATGTCATCAATGCTTAAACATCATGGATTAAATCTTTCAGAACCAATGATTTTTGGTTTGTCAAATGCCATGACATTCGCTTACCTCCCATTTTTAAAACTTGGAGGTATGCCACTTATAGCGTATAGAAGTATGCCAAAATCAATTATCAAAAATTTACAAAAAAATTTAAAAATAAAGATGAAACTAGAAACTTTTTCAAATAAGAAAAAAGGTGAAGATAAACTAGATGCTCTTTTGGCTGAAGGAAAAATAGTAGGTATTCAAAGCTCTGTTTATTGGCTTCCTTATTTTCCAGAGGAGATGCGGTTTCATTTTAATGCTCATAATCTTATAGCTTATGATAAAAAAGGGGAAGATTACCTTATTAGTGATCCTGTATTTGAGCATCCTGTACAGTGTGACAAAGAATCTTTAACAAAAGCTAGATTTGTAAAGGGTGTTATGGCTCCAAAAGGCTTACTTTATTATATTGAAAATATTCCAGATGATTTAGATTTAAAACCTATAATCATAAAAAATATTAAAAAAACTGCAAAAAGTATGTTAAATACTCCTGTTCCTATTGCTGGGTTAAAAGGTGTTAGATACCTTGGAAAAACTATTTTAAAATTAAAGTCAAAAGATAAAAGATATGCTAAATTATTTTTAGGTCATATAGTTAGAATGCAAGAAGAAATAGGTACAGGTGGAGCAGGGTTTAGATATATTTATGCTTCATTTTTAAAAGAAGCTAGTGAATTGTTTGATAACGATGAAATATTAGCAGATGCTTCAAAAATGTTATTAAATGTAGGTGATAGTTGGAGAGAATTTGCTCTAATGATTGCAAAAGCTATAAAGTCAAAGAATGATATAAATTATATAGCAATTTCTCAAAAACTAATGTCTATTGCTGATGAAGAAGAACAAATGTATAGAAAAATGCTTGAGTTTAATGGTAAGTAA
- a CDS encoding beta-ketoacyl-ACP synthase III: MEVYINKISAYLPNEAIDNEYIEKILGQVSSRPSRAKRIVLKSNKIKTRYYAIDPQTRKTTHTNAQMTANAIKKLDKVNLNGLDLLVCGTTIPDQMMPNHALMVHGELKIKPLEVVSTAGICLSGVTALKYAYTSIKAKEADNAVCTGSENSSASMRSENFKQEITLRVDALEKNQEIAFEKDFLRWMLSDGAGAMHLSNTKNKDSLSLKIKSIFSRSYANELDTCMYSGCEKQEDGSIKGWREYTQNELSNKSIFSVKQDVKLLNDNIIKYTVTKPLIEMLEKKIFNPDEIDWFLPHYSSGYFRDKVYAGMKEASCDISQDKWFTNLAYKGNTGSASIYLMIEELFNSNSFNKGDNILCYIPESGRFSTAFILLEAV; encoded by the coding sequence ATAGAAGTTTACATTAACAAAATATCAGCATATTTACCAAATGAAGCCATAGATAATGAGTATATAGAAAAAATTTTGGGTCAAGTCAGTTCAAGACCATCAAGAGCAAAAAGAATAGTTTTGAAATCGAATAAAATCAAAACAAGATACTATGCGATAGACCCACAAACGAGAAAAACAACACATACAAATGCACAGATGACAGCTAATGCCATAAAAAAACTAGATAAGGTAAATTTAAATGGATTAGATTTACTTGTATGCGGAACGACTATTCCTGATCAGATGATGCCAAACCATGCTTTAATGGTTCATGGCGAATTGAAAATAAAACCACTTGAAGTTGTTTCAACAGCTGGTATTTGTCTTAGTGGTGTTACAGCTTTAAAATATGCATACACATCTATAAAAGCAAAAGAAGCAGATAATGCTGTTTGTACAGGAAGTGAAAATTCATCAGCATCTATGCGTAGTGAAAACTTTAAACAAGAGATAACTTTAAGAGTAGATGCTTTAGAAAAAAATCAAGAAATTGCTTTTGAAAAAGATTTTTTAAGATGGATGCTTAGTGATGGTGCTGGAGCTATGCATCTAAGTAACACTAAGAACAAAGATTCCTTATCACTTAAAATAAAAAGTATATTTTCAAGATCTTATGCAAATGAGTTAGATACTTGCATGTACTCTGGATGTGAAAAGCAAGAAGATGGAAGTATCAAAGGTTGGAGAGAATACACCCAAAATGAGTTAAGTAACAAGTCTATATTTTCAGTAAAACAAGATGTAAAACTTTTAAATGATAATATTATTAAATATACGGTTACCAAACCGTTAATAGAGATGCTAGAAAAAAAGATATTTAATCCAGATGAAATAGATTGGTTCTTGCCACACTATTCTTCAGGTTATTTTAGAGATAAGGTTTATGCTGGTATGAAAGAGGCATCTTGTGATATATCTCAAGATAAATGGTTTACAAACCTAGCATACAAAGGAAATACTGGATCGGCATCTATATACTTAATGATAGAAGAACTTTTTAATAGCAATAGTTTTAACAAAGGTGATAATATCTTATGTTATATACCTGAAAGCGGTAGATTTTCAACTGCATTTATATTATTAGAGGCGGTGTAA
- a CDS encoding dialkylrecorsinol condensing enzyme, translating to MKKILVIYYSQSGQLKRVIDSFTSKLANENICVDYKKIVPKKAYPYPWSFYEFFDEFPESVYLDGCEVNELDNLDSEYDLIILGYTIWFLSPSLPITGFLKTQQAKELFKDKPVITLVACRDMWVMAQEKMKQLLKNVDAKLIDNVVLTDQGKSIYTFFTTPRWLLTGKKNAFAFFPAAGISEEEITNASRFGERIKNNIETLNSLKYNSLLKNIGAVNVNGKLIATEKIATKSFKIWGKLIKFAGDKYSFNRKVVITIYAVFLIALILTVVPLNIFIRKLLSPFQKEKIKELENYYELPSGR from the coding sequence ATGAAAAAAATATTAGTCATTTATTATTCTCAAAGTGGTCAATTAAAACGCGTTATTGATAGTTTTACATCTAAGTTAGCAAATGAAAACATATGTGTTGATTATAAAAAAATAGTACCAAAAAAAGCATATCCTTACCCATGGTCATTTTATGAGTTTTTTGATGAGTTTCCAGAGTCAGTTTATCTCGATGGTTGTGAAGTTAATGAGCTTGATAACTTAGATTCAGAGTATGATTTAATCATACTAGGTTACACTATTTGGTTTCTTTCTCCTTCTCTTCCTATCACAGGATTTTTAAAAACACAACAAGCAAAAGAGCTCTTTAAAGACAAACCAGTTATCACTTTAGTAGCTTGTAGAGATATGTGGGTAATGGCTCAAGAAAAGATGAAGCAGTTACTAAAAAATGTAGATGCAAAACTTATAGATAATGTAGTTTTAACTGATCAAGGTAAGAGTATATATACATTTTTCACAACTCCAAGATGGTTGCTTACTGGCAAAAAAAATGCTTTTGCCTTTTTCCCAGCAGCTGGAATAAGCGAAGAAGAGATAACAAATGCTTCAAGATTTGGTGAAAGAATAAAAAATAATATAGAAACTTTAAACAGTTTAAAGTATAATTCACTACTTAAAAATATTGGTGCTGTTAATGTAAATGGTAAACTAATAGCGACTGAAAAGATTGCAACAAAAAGTTTTAAAATATGGGGAAAATTAATAAAATTTGCTGGTGATAAATACTCATTTAATAGAAAAGTTGTTATAACAATTTATGCTGTATTTTTGATAGCTCTAATTTTAACGGTTGTTCCATTAAATATTTTTATTAGAAAATTATTAAGTCCTTTTCAAAAAGAAAAAATAAAAGAACTAGAGAATTATTATGAATTACCAAGCGGAAGATAG
- a CDS encoding beta-ketoacyl synthase chain length factor, with translation MKINIKILKKAWVSDKIKLENLNEKELVKKMILRRRLSRSSKILIKLASECEFKTGNMIYGSAYGEVFDTVNILNSIQNKEPVSPSAFQNSVYNTAASYHSILYGNKSEIITLSCGDETSYCAMQQAALTLFQEDKVFVSCVEAIGFNGVDELNKCDYDLECGVGFLIEKTDKEANIVINIKKQKGVPNSMLWMKNLYDLCGNKNECIVSIKL, from the coding sequence ATGAAAATTAATATAAAAATATTAAAAAAAGCATGGGTAAGTGATAAAATAAAATTAGAAAATCTTAATGAAAAAGAATTAGTAAAAAAAATGATTTTAAGACGCCGTCTTAGTAGAAGTTCTAAAATTTTAATAAAATTAGCAAGTGAGTGCGAGTTTAAAACTGGTAATATGATTTACGGCAGTGCTTATGGAGAAGTATTTGATACTGTAAATATTTTAAACTCTATACAGAATAAAGAACCTGTAAGTCCAAGTGCTTTTCAAAACTCTGTTTACAATACAGCTGCATCTTATCATTCTATACTTTATGGAAATAAAAGTGAGATTATTACACTTTCTTGTGGAGATGAAACATCATATTGTGCTATGCAACAAGCTGCTTTAACGCTTTTTCAAGAAGATAAAGTTTTTGTAAGTTGTGTAGAAGCTATTGGTTTTAATGGTGTGGATGAGTTAAATAAGTGTGACTATGACTTAGAATGTGGTGTTGGATTTTTAATTGAGAAGACAGATAAAGAAGCGAATATAGTTATAAATATTAAAAAGCAAAAAGGTGTTCCAAACTCTATGTTATGGATGAAAAACCTTTATGATTTATGTGGAAATAAAAATGAATGTATAGTGAGTATAAAGTTATGA
- a CDS encoding beta-ketoacyl synthase N-terminal-like domain-containing protein has protein sequence MIKKQTLKAYINATSIRSAFGGTGTTLEAIFKKQSAIKVYEDIVPNKSVAIGRFNTSKDFYSILFDSIDEVLNTSNLHDFSDTLLLVGSSVGGMATTERIFFKENSYENVDTTQHTIDTIAFQVNHKYNFLSTRSFSTACTSSANALKTAKELISIGAYKNVLVIGADEICHTTIFGFSALGILSDEICTPFQKERKGMNVAEGIGILLLQNTKQIDSIELIGAGTSSDAHHIANPDPEARGAISAIRNAIDNAQIKAIDIAYINAHGTGTEANDSTEAKAILEIFTSSVPVSSSKANIGHTLGAAGAIEAILCVEVLKKTKITSSIRCK, from the coding sequence ATGATCAAAAAGCAAACTCTTAAGGCATATATCAATGCAACTTCTATTAGAAGTGCATTTGGTGGTACGGGTACAACTTTAGAAGCTATTTTCAAAAAACAAAGTGCTATAAAAGTATATGAGGACATCGTTCCTAACAAAAGTGTTGCTATTGGTAGATTTAATACTTCAAAAGATTTTTATTCTATATTGTTTGATAGCATTGATGAAGTTTTAAATACTTCAAATTTACATGATTTCTCAGACACTTTGCTTTTGGTTGGTTCTTCGGTAGGTGGTATGGCAACAACTGAAAGAATATTTTTTAAAGAAAATAGTTATGAAAATGTAGATACTACTCAACATACAATAGATACAATAGCCTTTCAAGTAAATCATAAATATAACTTTTTATCTACACGCTCTTTCTCAACAGCATGTACTTCAAGTGCAAATGCATTAAAAACAGCAAAAGAATTGATAAGTATTGGAGCATATAAAAATGTTTTGGTTATAGGTGCTGATGAAATATGTCACACTACAATTTTTGGGTTTTCAGCTTTGGGCATTTTATCTGATGAAATTTGTACACCTTTTCAAAAAGAAAGAAAGGGTATGAATGTAGCAGAAGGTATAGGTATATTACTATTGCAAAATACAAAGCAAATAGATTCAATAGAACTTATAGGAGCTGGAACAAGTAGCGATGCACATCATATAGCAAACCCTGATCCCGAAGCAAGAGGAGCTATATCTGCAATAAGAAATGCTATTGATAACGCTCAAATAAAAGCCATTGATATTGCTTATATAAATGCACATGGAACAGGTACTGAAGCAAATGACTCAACAGAAGCTAAAGCAATTTTAGAGATATTTACAAGTAGTGTACCAGTTAGTTCTTCAAAGGCAAACATTGGTCATACTCTCGGTGCGGCAGGGGCTATTGAAGCTATTTTATGCGTTGAAGTATTAAAAAAAACAAAAATTACTTCCTCAATTAGATGCAAATAA
- a CDS encoding phosphopantetheine-binding protein, producing the protein MITSQELKNKIIEGLHLEDITTDDIEDDMALFGEDGLGLDSVDAIELTLVLEKEFGVKITNMAEAETIFASSASLTKYINDQKANS; encoded by the coding sequence ATGATAACATCACAAGAATTGAAAAATAAAATAATAGAAGGCTTACATTTAGAAGATATAACTACAGATGATATTGAAGATGATATGGCACTTTTTGGCGAAGATGGTCTTGGACTAGACTCAGTAGATGCTATTGAATTAACACTGGTTTTGGAAAAAGAATTTGGTGTTAAAATTACTAATATGGCTGAAGCAGAAACTATTTTTGCATCATCAGCATCTTTAACTAAATATATAAATGATCAAAAAGCAAACTCTTAA
- a CDS encoding M23 family metallopeptidase, translated as MLLRYLFLFFLLFTYIEASKYPITFAKMGTPLFKSTKPISRLSDIDSLKVVSDDYIKFANTTMLIGFLIDASNNDFKKKEYLFKLRKLQKKYDKFLHQLHRNIDLSMKEKNYDKFFRLISYEFDGLLRGRALQRKSIEFYNSVKAKKRSKVLDEKIRHKKLIAITQSEFHTKVIKSNYNSTSKKTSTKDVYLFVKKYDKYIIVFAGNRNPFSVTINIKGKYKNLSYGNVKQTFSITANSTIQYIKLYKQKGSYSYNFTYSWIMGSMDAVHDDSYIYRLPYARGSSHVVSQGFHGKSTHKGINSYAIDFAMEIGTKIYASRAGVVVDTKDDSNKVGYSKEFAKHGNFVTIEHKDGTFATYYHLRKGGAYVRVGDNIKRGDIVGYSGNTGYSSGPHLHFQVYKVVNANSIKSIPIQFLSHKGIISNPKKGIYYKAK; from the coding sequence ATGCTACTTAGATATCTATTTTTATTTTTTCTATTATTTACATATATAGAAGCTTCCAAATATCCCATTACTTTCGCAAAGATGGGGACACCTCTTTTTAAATCAACTAAACCTATATCAAGATTATCAGACATTGATAGTTTAAAGGTAGTATCAGACGACTATATTAAATTTGCAAATACAACTATGCTTATAGGTTTTTTAATAGACGCTTCAAATAATGATTTCAAAAAGAAAGAATATCTTTTTAAGTTAAGAAAACTACAAAAAAAGTATGATAAGTTTTTGCATCAGCTACATAGAAATATTGATTTATCTATGAAAGAGAAAAATTATGACAAGTTTTTTAGACTGATATCTTATGAGTTTGATGGACTTCTAAGAGGCAGGGCTTTACAAAGGAAGTCTATAGAATTTTATAATAGCGTGAAAGCTAAAAAAAGAAGTAAAGTCTTAGATGAAAAAATAAGACATAAAAAGCTAATAGCAATAACTCAAAGTGAATTTCATACAAAAGTTATCAAATCAAATTACAATTCAACTAGTAAGAAAACATCTACTAAAGATGTTTATTTATTTGTAAAAAAATATGACAAATATATAATAGTTTTTGCTGGTAATAGAAATCCTTTTAGTGTAACTATAAACATAAAAGGCAAGTATAAAAATTTGAGCTATGGAAATGTTAAACAAACTTTTTCTATAACAGCAAACTCAACAATACAATATATTAAATTATACAAACAAAAGGGTTCTTACTCATATAACTTTACCTATAGTTGGATAATGGGCTCTATGGATGCAGTTCATGATGATAGTTACATATATAGACTTCCCTATGCAAGAGGCTCATCACATGTAGTTTCACAAGGATTTCACGGCAAGTCAACTCATAAAGGTATAAATTCTTATGCGATAGATTTTGCTATGGAGATTGGCACAAAAATATATGCTTCAAGAGCTGGTGTAGTTGTTGATACAAAAGATGATTCAAATAAAGTTGGATATAGTAAAGAATTTGCAAAACATGGAAACTTTGTAACAATAGAGCATAAAGATGGAACTTTTGCAACCTACTATCACTTAAGAAAAGGTGGTGCTTATGTTAGGGTAGGCGATAATATAAAAAGAGGGGATATAGTGGGATACTCTGGTAATACTGGCTACTCAAGTGGACCACATTTGCATTTTCAAGTTTATAAAGTAGTTAATGCTAATAGTATAAAATCTATTCCTATACAATTTCTAAGTCACAAAGGAATTATTAGTAATCCAAAAAAAGGTATATATTATAAGGCAAAATAA
- a CDS encoding HIT domain-containing protein, with protein MEDILYAPWRDEYVTNKNIEGCTFCHISTNESNDEEMHVLYRDKYCFIVMNKYPYTPGHFMIIPHFHTDKLEDLDNEAWLHMSALAQKGVKLLKEALNAQGVNIGMNLGKAGGAGIAEHIHMHLVPRWERDTNFITSIADTRVYSTDFQIIYEKIKSLIPKYIDAT; from the coding sequence ATGGAAGATATTTTATACGCACCTTGGCGAGATGAATATGTAACAAATAAAAATATAGAGGGATGTACTTTTTGTCATATAAGCACAAATGAAAGTAACGATGAAGAGATGCATGTTCTTTATAGAGATAAATATTGTTTTATTGTTATGAATAAGTATCCATATACTCCAGGTCATTTTATGATTATCCCTCATTTTCATACAGATAAACTAGAAGATTTAGATAATGAGGCTTGGTTACATATGAGTGCTTTAGCACAAAAAGGTGTCAAGCTATTAAAAGAGGCTTTAAATGCTCAGGGTGTAAATATTGGTATGAACCTAGGAAAAGCTGGTGGAGCAGGGATAGCAGAGCATATACACATGCATCTAGTGCCTAGATGGGAAAGAGATACAAACTTCATAACTTCTATCGCAGATACAAGAGTTTACTCTACTGATTTCCAGATAATATATGAAAAGATAAAAAGTTTAATACCTAAATATATAGATGCTACTTAG
- a CDS encoding UDP-N-acetylmuramoyl-tripeptide--D-alanyl-D-alanine ligase — MFDFEILTAFVTNILFVTLLGWYLITNLQWYDYKLSRVILKHHKPQWHVLYFFIPFIAYHTTGKFFPIFFFFAVLPAIFIWHKKLDKKLVLTWRVKRFLILLLSLVFFQDVLCTLKGVCETYGVFMPLALAYIGSVMVEKFLFETFKKEAKKKLRSIQNLQIVCITGSYGKTSIKNFVYEILSKKYNVYATPRSVNTLGGIMRDVNESLPSDAEIYICEAGARQSGDIYDITTFLEPQTVIVGKVGEAHIEYFKSLKNIIATKLEIMQSPRLEHAFIHDSVTDEPHEKVTFFGDNISNIDASLESTKFDLNILGEVMHLSTNILGSFQTMNIAAAVHVAKSFDMSSEEITKAVAKLTPVEHRLQKIVAGGKIILDDGYNGNIDGMLEGVRLCSLHEGRKVIVTPGLVESSDELNLKLCDAINETFDIVIITGALNATLFDKNLKVKNKTILHDKSKITEVLASQTASGDIILFANDAPNFI; from the coding sequence ATGTTTGATTTTGAAATATTAACCGCTTTTGTAACCAACATACTTTTTGTTACTCTTCTTGGTTGGTACCTAATCACAAATCTTCAGTGGTATGACTATAAACTTTCTCGTGTGATTTTAAAACATCATAAACCTCAATGGCATGTTTTATACTTTTTTATACCATTTATCGCGTATCATACAACGGGCAAATTTTTTCCTATCTTTTTCTTTTTTGCTGTTTTACCAGCTATATTTATTTGGCACAAAAAGTTAGATAAAAAGCTTGTTCTTACTTGGCGTGTAAAGCGTTTTTTAATTCTTTTACTTTCTTTAGTATTTTTTCAAGATGTTCTTTGTACTTTAAAAGGTGTTTGTGAAACTTACGGTGTTTTTATGCCTTTAGCTCTTGCATATATTGGTAGTGTAATGGTAGAGAAGTTTCTTTTTGAAACCTTTAAAAAAGAAGCAAAGAAAAAACTTCGAAGTATCCAAAATTTACAAATAGTTTGTATAACGGGAAGTTATGGAAAAACAAGTATCAAAAATTTTGTATATGAGATACTAAGTAAAAAGTATAATGTCTATGCAACTCCAAGAAGTGTAAATACTTTGGGTGGAATAATGCGTGATGTAAATGAGTCATTACCTAGTGATGCCGAGATATATATTTGTGAAGCAGGAGCTAGACAAAGCGGGGATATATACGATATCACTACTTTTTTAGAGCCTCAAACAGTTATTGTTGGGAAAGTTGGAGAGGCTCATATAGAGTACTTTAAATCCTTAAAAAATATCATCGCTACAAAACTTGAAATCATGCAGTCACCAAGATTAGAGCATGCTTTTATTCATGACTCTGTGACTGATGAACCACATGAAAAAGTAACTTTTTTTGGAGATAATATTTCAAATATAGATGCTTCGTTAGAGTCAACTAAATTTGATTTAAATATCTTAGGTGAAGTTATGCATCTAAGTACAAATATTTTAGGTTCTTTTCAAACTATGAATATTGCAGCAGCAGTTCATGTTGCAAAAAGTTTTGATATGAGCAGCGAAGAGATTACAAAAGCAGTTGCAAAACTAACACCTGTTGAGCATAGACTTCAAAAGATAGTAGCAGGCGGTAAAATCATACTTGATGATGGTTATAACGGTAACATAGACGGTATGCTTGAGGGTGTTAGACTTTGTTCTTTACATGAGGGAAGAAAAGTCATAGTGACCCCTGGTTTAGTTGAGAGTAGTGATGAGTTAAATCTCAAACTATGTGATGCAATAAATGAAACTTTTGATATAGTCATAATTACAGGTGCTTTAAATGCAACACTTTTTGATAAAAATTTAAAAGTAAAAAATAAAACTATACTACATGATAAATCAAAAATCACAGAAGTTCTAGCATCTCAAACTGCATCTGGAGATATTATTCTCTTTGCAAATGATGCACCGAATTTTATATAA
- a CDS encoding alpha/beta hydrolase, which produces MAIKSIVYNQHTFDVSYEILNPQASVDLVVLHGWGSNKNLMKQVFSPFMDAFRHIYIDLPGFGLSNCDSSLHTKDYANIIELFMNEINASKDIILGHSFGGKVALLLKPKVIILVASAGIFIPKPLKIKVKIALFKILKTFGLTKFRSMFVAQDAKNMSEQMYETFKNVVDEDYSDEFASYEGKALLCWGKEDTATPLSSAKKIDKLMKYSTLKVYDGDHYFFIDYAKEVSTEIEAIYNV; this is translated from the coding sequence ATGGCAATAAAATCCATTGTGTATAATCAACATACTTTTGATGTAAGCTATGAGATACTAAATCCTCAAGCTAGTGTCGATTTGGTTGTTTTACATGGTTGGGGTTCAAATAAAAACTTAATGAAGCAAGTTTTTTCTCCATTTATGGATGCTTTTCGTCATATTTATATTGACTTGCCTGGTTTTGGTTTAAGTAATTGTGATAGTTCTTTACATACTAAAGATTATGCAAATATCATTGAACTTTTCATGAATGAAATTAATGCTTCAAAAGACATAATACTTGGACACTCTTTTGGTGGTAAAGTAGCTCTTTTACTCAAACCCAAAGTTATTATTTTAGTAGCTAGTGCAGGAATTTTTATACCAAAACCATTGAAAATAAAAGTAAAAATAGCTTTATTTAAAATCTTGAAAACTTTTGGACTAACAAAATTTCGTTCTATGTTTGTAGCCCAAGATGCAAAAAATATGAGTGAACAAATGTATGAAACTTTTAAAAATGTTGTTGATGAAGATTATAGTGATGAATTTGCTTCGTATGAAGGTAAAGCCCTTCTGTGTTGGGGAAAAGAAGATACTGCGACGCCTTTAAGTTCTGCAAAAAAGATTGATAAACTCATGAAATACTCTACTTTAAAAGTTTATGATGGTGACCATTACTTTTTTATAGACTATGCTAAAGAAGTATCCACAGAGATAGAGGCAATTTATAATGTTTGA
- a CDS encoding D-alanine--D-alanine ligase, giving the protein MRLIILFGGASFEHEISIVSAITLKEKLSGIDINYIFCDQDHKFYLIEDSKMKAVTFSKGEHKKMPELSISHGGFSQKTMFSSTQYCGTVLNLIHGADGEDGTISALLDFFSIKYIGPRVDASVFSYDKRYTKWLCEAKNIKCVDYETISSDEHHHINTSYPVIIKPARLGSSIGVSIVKDESELDYALDVAFEYDKSVLVEPFINNVKEYNLAGFMAKGEMHFSIVEEPQKNEFLDFEKKYMDFSRSEQVVKADIDDALESKLKNTFTKIYKNMFEGALIRCDFFVVDGEVLLNEINPIPGSMANYLFNDFKTSLELICETLPSSKRKKVNYEYIHSISQAKGK; this is encoded by the coding sequence TTGAGATTAATAATATTGTTTGGTGGAGCTAGTTTCGAGCATGAGATAAGTATAGTAAGTGCGATAACTTTAAAAGAGAAGTTATCAGGAATTGATATAAATTATATATTTTGTGACCAAGACCATAAGTTTTACTTGATAGAAGACTCTAAGATGAAAGCAGTGACTTTTTCTAAAGGTGAGCACAAGAAGATGCCAGAGTTAAGCATCTCACATGGTGGGTTTTCTCAAAAAACTATGTTTAGTTCAACCCAGTATTGTGGTACAGTTTTAAACCTTATTCATGGTGCAGACGGAGAAGATGGAACTATCTCGGCTCTGCTTGATTTTTTCTCTATAAAATATATTGGACCGAGAGTAGATGCCAGTGTATTTTCTTATGATAAAAGATATACAAAGTGGCTTTGCGAGGCAAAAAATATAAAGTGTGTAGATTATGAAACCATATCATCTGATGAACATCATCATATTAATACTTCTTACCCTGTTATCATAAAACCTGCAAGACTTGGAAGTTCGATAGGAGTAAGTATAGTTAAAGATGAGAGTGAACTTGACTATGCTTTAGATGTTGCTTTTGAGTATGATAAAAGTGTTTTAGTAGAGCCATTTATAAACAATGTTAAAGAGTATAATTTAGCTGGATTTATGGCAAAAGGTGAAATGCACTTTTCCATAGTAGAAGAACCTCAAAAAAATGAGTTTTTAGATTTTGAAAAAAAATATATGGATTTTTCACGCTCTGAGCAAGTTGTAAAAGCAGATATTGATGATGCTTTAGAATCAAAACTAAAAAATACTTTTACTAAAATTTATAAAAATATGTTTGAAGGTGCTTTGATTAGATGTGACTTTTTTGTAGTAGATGGAGAAGTTTTACTAAATGAGATAAATCCTATCCCTGGGTCTATGGCAAACTATCTTTTTAATGATTTTAAGACCTCTTTAGAACTTATTTGTGAAACTTTACCAAGTAGTAAAAGAAAAAAAGTAAATTATGAGTATATTCACTCAATTAGCCAAGCAAAAGGTAAATAA
- a CDS encoding arsenate reductase family protein yields the protein MKLYGISTCDSVRKARKFFKENEIDLEFIDFKKTSVDCKKVDEWLEQIEMDILFNSRGTKYRILKLKELNLDASGKREWLCRENMLFKRPIIEYKGQVIVGFDEEKYEKIFIK from the coding sequence ATGAAACTATACGGAATATCAACTTGTGACAGCGTTAGAAAAGCTAGAAAATTTTTTAAAGAAAATGAGATAGATTTAGAGTTTATTGACTTTAAAAAAACTTCTGTTGATTGTAAAAAGGTTGATGAGTGGTTAGAACAAATTGAAATGGATATACTTTTTAACAGTCGTGGGACTAAGTATAGAATTTTAAAATTAAAAGAGTTAAATCTAGATGCAAGTGGAAAAAGAGAGTGGCTTTGTAGAGAAAATATGCTTTTTAAAAGACCAATCATAGAGTATAAAGGTCAAGTGATAGTTGGCTTTGATGAAGAAAAATACGAAAAAATATTTATAAAATAA